A window of Corallococcus macrosporus DSM 14697 contains these coding sequences:
- a CDS encoding ABC transporter substrate-binding protein: MPMNMIHTSRPRSGGAVLLATVLCLLSVTAGAAEKAAGPRTLGPPVPSKVRRVVTLAPSLSEMVLSLGAGSTLVGVSRFDEAKAVAKLPRVGGFTDPSVEAVIALKPDLVLVQPGPGNQRPVEKMAELGVPVLLLPLHSVPDVLAAMRAVGKALGRDKEAEAVVAGIEATRARIREAARTLPAPRVLFVYGFEPLVVAGPGSFADELVRDAGGLNVAADAGSAYPVYSVERAVRARATVVVDAADVDVGKDKLRALPGLSGARWVDVPSLALLQPGPSLGRGLEELFRLLHPEGTGKGAP, translated from the coding sequence ATGCCGATGAACATGATTCACACCTCGCGTCCTCGCTCCGGCGGGGCCGTCCTGCTCGCCACGGTGCTGTGCCTGCTGTCCGTCACGGCGGGCGCGGCGGAGAAGGCGGCGGGGCCTCGGACGCTGGGGCCGCCCGTGCCTTCCAAGGTGCGGCGCGTGGTGACGCTGGCGCCCTCGCTGTCGGAGATGGTGCTGTCCCTGGGCGCGGGGAGCACGCTGGTGGGGGTGTCCCGCTTCGACGAGGCGAAGGCGGTGGCGAAGCTGCCGCGCGTGGGCGGCTTCACGGACCCCTCCGTCGAGGCGGTGATCGCGCTCAAGCCGGACCTGGTCCTGGTGCAGCCCGGGCCGGGCAACCAGCGGCCCGTGGAGAAGATGGCGGAGCTGGGCGTGCCCGTGCTGCTCCTGCCGCTGCACTCCGTGCCGGACGTGCTCGCCGCCATGCGCGCGGTGGGGAAGGCGCTGGGGCGGGACAAGGAGGCGGAGGCGGTGGTGGCCGGCATCGAGGCCACACGCGCGCGCATCCGGGAGGCGGCGAGGACGCTGCCCGCGCCGCGCGTGCTGTTCGTCTACGGCTTCGAGCCGCTCGTGGTGGCGGGGCCCGGCTCCTTCGCGGACGAGCTGGTCCGCGACGCGGGCGGCCTCAACGTGGCGGCGGACGCGGGCTCCGCGTACCCGGTGTACTCGGTGGAGCGCGCGGTGCGGGCCCGGGCCACCGTGGTGGTGGACGCCGCGGACGTGGACGTGGGCAAGGACAAGCTGCGCGCGCTGCCCGGCCTGTCCGGCGCGCGCTGGGTGGACGTGCCGTCCCTGGCGCTGCTCCAGCCGGGCCCCTCGCTGGGGCGGGGCCTGGAGGAGCTCTTCCGTTTGCTGCATCCGGAAGGAACGGGTAAGGGCGCGCCGTGA
- a CDS encoding iron chelate uptake ABC transporter family permease subunit, whose amino-acid sequence MSEPATSLRAPGGAGGFRTSRAVKWFGGFLVLAAASLAVAVRFGEQSISLTAALTDPASTDAVIFWSLRLPRALLGGIVGAGLAASGATLQGLLRNPLADPFVLGVSGGAALGATLALAVGLATVADVAPGMGSALARLSAPALFSFLGAGAAILFVLSASRGAASRAPYAALLTGVVFNAFASAAITLVKTLSEPDRLGEILYWLAGALGYERGATLALSALLQAGAIGVMWVLSARLNLLSLGDDDAASLGVPVASTRRWLLLASSASVAGAVALTGLIGFVGLIVPHLLRLAIGPDQRLLVPLSALGGAAFLVLSDLLARLAFPLFGAEPPVGVVTALLGGPLFLALLRRRVRLGASH is encoded by the coding sequence GTGAGCGAGCCCGCGACATCCCTGCGTGCACCTGGTGGAGCGGGAGGTTTCCGGACCTCGCGCGCGGTGAAGTGGTTCGGGGGCTTCCTCGTGCTGGCGGCGGCCAGCCTGGCCGTGGCCGTGCGCTTCGGTGAGCAGTCCATCTCCCTCACCGCCGCGCTGACGGACCCGGCCTCCACCGACGCCGTCATCTTCTGGTCGCTGCGCCTGCCGCGCGCGCTGCTGGGCGGCATCGTGGGGGCGGGGCTGGCGGCCTCGGGCGCCACGCTCCAGGGGCTGTTGCGCAACCCGCTGGCCGACCCGTTCGTGCTCGGGGTGTCCGGAGGCGCCGCGCTGGGGGCGACGCTGGCGCTCGCCGTGGGGCTGGCCACCGTGGCGGATGTGGCGCCGGGGATGGGCAGCGCCCTGGCGCGCCTGTCCGCGCCCGCGCTCTTCTCCTTCCTGGGCGCGGGGGCCGCCATCCTCTTCGTCCTCTCCGCCAGCCGGGGAGCCGCGTCGCGCGCCCCGTACGCGGCCCTGCTCACGGGCGTGGTGTTCAACGCCTTCGCCTCCGCGGCCATCACCCTGGTGAAGACGCTGTCCGAGCCCGACCGGCTGGGGGAAATCCTCTACTGGCTCGCGGGCGCGCTGGGCTACGAGCGCGGCGCCACGCTGGCGCTCTCCGCGCTCCTCCAGGCCGGCGCCATTGGCGTCATGTGGGTGCTCTCCGCGCGGTTGAACCTCTTGTCGCTGGGCGACGATGACGCGGCGTCGCTGGGCGTGCCGGTGGCGTCCACGCGCCGTTGGTTGCTGCTGGCCTCCAGCGCGAGCGTCGCGGGCGCGGTGGCGCTCACGGGGCTGATTGGCTTCGTGGGGCTCATCGTGCCGCACCTGCTGCGGCTGGCCATCGGCCCGGACCAACGGCTGCTGGTGCCGCTGTCGGCGCTGGGCGGCGCGGCCTTCCTCGTGTTGTCGGACCTGCTGGCGCGGCTGGCCTTCCCGCTCTTCGGCGCCGAGCCCCCCGTGGGCGTCGTCACCGCGCTGCTGGGCGGTCCGCTGTTCCTCGCGCTGCTGCGCCGGCGGGTGCGGCTGGGCGCCAGTCATTGA